Part of the Deltaproteobacteria bacterium genome, AGAAGTGGGTTGATGACGGAAAAATCTCCAGAGAGGAGGCCGAAAAACTTTCCAACGAACTGGTTGAGAGCGGCCAAAAGCAATGGGACGATCTTCAATCAAAGATCTCGGAAACCATAAGGAAGGGCCTGGAGGGCCTGAATCTCGTCACCAGAACGGATCTGGAGGCCCTTTCCCGGCAAATGGAAGAGATAGAGAAAAGGCTTGCGGCACTTGATGGAAAAGATATTTCCGCCCGGCCTGAACATCCTTAACCTTACTTACCTTTGAACACCGGTTTTCTTTTTTCCAGAAAGGCCTGGGCCGCCTCCAGGTGATCTTCGGTCACGGCCAATAACGCCATCTGGGACGAGACATAATCCAGATGGTTTTTTAAGGAATTGGTTTGGGCCTGATAGACCGCCCGTTTCATCATCTTGACGGCCAGGGGCGGATTACGGATAATCCTTTCCATAAAGGCCAGGGCTTCGGTCATCAATTGCTCCTGAGGGACCAGTCTGTTGATGATACCCAATTGAAAGGCCTGTTCGGCCGATATCAAATCTCCGGTCAATAAGAGCTCCAGGGCCTTCCCCATCCCCACGATCCGGGGCAGGAAATAGGCGTCTCCATCCCCGGCGATTA contains:
- a CDS encoding phasin family protein → MFEFIRKTLLAGIGAAVVTKEKVESLTKKWVDDGKISREEAEKLSNELVESGQKQWDDLQSKISETIRKGLEGLNLVTRTDLEALSRQMEEIEKRLAALDGKDISARPEHP